Within Petrotoga mexicana DSM 14811, the genomic segment TTTTTCTATCTTTAGAAATTCTAAAACTTTATATATAGCGCCCATAAGGATAAAAATTCTTTACCTTTTGCCCCGCTCCCCACCCTCTAAGGATAAAGCAGCTATACAGATTTTGTTAGTTATCCTAATTATATCAGATTTCTTGAACTATCACAAAGTTTGCTGTATAATATTGTAACGACAGCATAATTATACAAGAAACAAGATTTTCAAAATATAATTCAGGGGGTAGTTATGAATTATCTACTTACTTTAATTTCAGGTGTTTTAACCGGTTTGGCTATGCCAGGTAATTTATTTTCTTTTTTCATTTGGTTTTCATTGGTTTTCTTTCTGAGGAATATGACCAGATCAAAAACTCACTATGAAAGATTACTCCATACGATAATATATTCCTCTTCCATGCTTGTAACTACTCTTTGGTGGCTGCTTCCTACTTTAACCAAAAATATACCCCAAATTTTAAAAAATTATTCTCCAATCGTTGGTTTTTTTGGATACGTTGGAATGATAGTACTTTTAATGATACCTTATCTCATCATTTGGCTTTTATCAGAACTTTATCATCGAAAAGATAGACAATACAATTATCTTTCATTGGTCTTTTTCTATTCTTTTGCCTACACTGTTGCGGAAATTTTGAGGGGTTTTGGAGATTTGGCTTTTATGGGAGGAAATTTATCATACGCCCTTTACGATCATACTGGAATAATACAAATTGCCTCTATTATAGGGTCTTTTGGTCTCACTTTTATCATAGTTTTCGTCAATGCCTTGATAGCTTTCGATAATTCACGTGACAAGGTATTTAAAATTCTTGCCATATTTACTACTATATACATTTCTAACTTTGCTATAGTGAGGTATCTACCTCCTATCAATGGCACAAACGATTCCATAAAGGTTGGAGTCGTTCAAACGGATGTTCCTCAAGAGATCAAGTACTTCTCAAATCCAATACAAGATTATTCAACTTTTTCTAAGAATATCGACGAATTTAAAAATAGGGATGTGGATGTAGTAGTTTTTCCAGAATCAACTTTTCTTGAAGACATCTCAAAATCAGAAATAGAAAGTCAAATGGTAAGAGACATTCAAAACTTATACAAACCTGTAATATTAGGACACCCAAGGATAGAAAACGATAACCATTTTAACTCTGCCTGGGTATATAACCAACATGGGAGTATTGAGGGTATCTACGATAAGGTTAAATTAACACCATTTGCCGAATTTTTACCGTATGAAACTATATTTGGAAACTTTGATGTTTTTAGATTATTAAACTATTATACTCCTGGGGAAGAATACTCAACCTTTTCATTAGACGGAACTAATTTTGGTGTACAAATATGTTTTGAAACTTATTTTCCTGAAGTTTCAATTAATCAAGCTAAGAATGGAGCAAATTTATTGATTGCAATATCTAACGACGGTTGGTTTAATTCAAAAACCGGCCTGTTTCAACACTTCAGTCAGGGCGTTTTTAGAGCAGTAGAAACGAGAAGAGATTTCATTCAAGTTTCAAATACAGGCTTAACCGGCTCAATCGATAAATATGGAAGAATCACCAACATATTTGAAACCAAAGAGGAAAAAACGGGGATCTTTTTTGTCAACCCAAACGATAATATCTCGTTTTACTCTAAGGCTTCAGACATATTAAAAATCTTATTTTTTATCGGAGCCCTTTTGCTTGCCATTCTATAAAGTACCTGCGTTCAACACTTATGCTTTAAATTCAATATCCAAATTCTAAATCAATTAAGTCTTTTGCCGTACCACTTTTTAGAAAGCCTTTTATATTTTCTATGGTTTCATCGATACTATACCTCGTAGCTTCAGTGTTATAGCCTCCAACATGTGGAGACAAAACAACGTTATCAAAGGTATGAATTGGGTAATTAGCTGGCAAAATTGATGGCTTTTCTTTGGAGGGATAATTATACCAAACATCTATAGCGGCTCCAGCTAATTTTTTAGATTTCAAAGCTTCGTATAGTGCCCTTTGATCTATAACATCACCTCTTCCAACGTTTATTATGTACTTGCCAGTCATTTTATTAAACACCTTTTCATCGATAAGTCCTTTTGTATATTTCGTCAAAGGTAGAGTTACGAATACAATTTCACTTTCTTCTATTACATAATCTAAATCAGAACTAATCTCATCCACATTTTCAATATCTATATTTGCATTTCTTTTATAGCCCACAATTTTACAGTCAAAAGTTTTAAGCATTTGTGCAAGATTTTTCCCTATATTGCCTAATCCCAATATTGCACAACTTTTGTTTTGAATAGATACCCATGAATCTTTAACACTTTCTCCAGCACTAAATCCATGCCAAATTCCTTCTTTTAAATCGTTATGATAAGGCACAATTTTCCCAAGAAGAGCTAAAGCAAGGGCAAAAGCCCTTTCTGCCACTATTCTAGCGTTACCATGACTATTTGCAACGCTAATGCCTTTTTCTTTTAGTATTTCTAAGGGTAATTGGTTCACCCCAGCATATGGAACAAAAATTATTTTCAAATTCTTTGATTTTCTCAAGATATTCTCATCCAAGTCTCCACCAAACACTATTGCATCTGTAACTTCCATAGCATTTTCTACATTGCTGATTTCTTCACTATCTAGAAATTCATCGTTGGGAAATAATTTCTTCAATTCCCTAATTTTTTCTTTCCAGTACGAGTTTAACTTGTTCATAAATAATACTTTCAATTTTTTCTAATGCCCCCTCGAAGTGATTAATTTTACAGTCTTTAGAAATTCTAAAACTATATATAGCGCCCCTTCACCCCGCAGCCCACCCATAAGGATAAAAGTTCTTTGCCTTTTGCCCCGCAGTCCACACATCTAAGGAAGCAAGTTATAATCCTTTACCCAGCTGAATCGAAACGGGCTTCGCCATGTACCCCTTACTGTTTAATAATCAACAATAATTATATCACAAAAAAAGTCGGAATTAAACTAAAAATTTTAAAAGCGGCTAAAGCCGCTCTTTTATATATCATCTTTGAATTTTTGCCAACTCTTCAAAATTTCCTTTCAACGATTTATACAAATTCTTATAAATTCCATAATAATCATCGTAAATCTTTGTATCTTGATAATTAGGTTCAATAATTTCTTTGAATCTTACCCATTTTAAAACATCTTCAAGCTTTTGGCCATCTCCTACTGCAGCCAACATAGCTGCTCCATACGCACCGCCTTCATCAATTTTAGGCATTTTAACGGGTATTTTGAAGTTTGTTGCAACAATCTTTGCCCAACTTTTATTTTTGGATCCTCCCCCAACTATTCTAATATCTTTTATCTCGGTTTTTTCTTTTATAAGTTCAAAGGAATCTCTAAGGCCAAAGGTTATACCTTCCATGGTTGCCCTTAGTATGTCGTTTTCAGTATTCAAAGAAGAAATTCCAAAGAACACACCTCTTGCGTTAGGGTCTCTATGTGGGGTTCTTTCTCCGTTTAAGTAAGGAAGAAAAATAACACCGTTTGAACCTGGTACTGATTGGTTTATTCTTTCTTCTATTTCTGCCCAATCCAAACTGGGAAAAAATCGATTTTTAACCCAATTTAGAGAATGAGCGGCTGAAAGCATTACACCCATGTAATAATATTTATCTTTTATTACATAGTTAAAGTAATGTGTTTTTCCTGATAAATCAGGTTCTTTTTTATCAGTAAGAGTTAGAACAGTACCCGAAGTTCCAATACTAACCATCGACTCTCCTGCTTTCGATATACCTATCCCAAACGCAGCTGATGCATTATCTGCTCCTCCTGAAACAACTTTTGTGTTCTTCCATCCTAATTCTTTTTGTAGGTTTTCTTTTATTTCACCTCGAATCCCATAAGAAGGATACAATTCAGGCATTATATCCATATTAATACCAAAAGTTTCAAATATCTCTTCATCCCAATAATTTGTTTTTACATTAAAACAAGCTGTTCCAGACGCATCGGAGTAGTCTATGCCAATGGTTCCTGTTAGCTTAAAAACTATATAATCCTTAGGTAGAAGAATCTTCTTTATTTTTTTAAAATTATCTGTTTCATTTTCTTTTAACCACAGTATTTTTGGGAAAGTGAAACCCTCCAAAAAGGGATTGCCTATTTTGGAGATAACCTTTTCTTCACCACCAAAAGCTTCTGTAGCTTCTTTGCATTGGGGAGTGGTTCTTTGATCACACCAAAGGATTGCGGGCCTAATAGGTTTATTATTTTCATCCAAAACCACTAAGCTATGCATTTGTCCGGAAAACCCTATTACATCTATTTGATGCGTTCTGGACACTTTTTTTAATATGTCGTATACACCAATCCACCAATCTTCAGGGTCTTGTTCAGCCCATGCAGGTTTGGGAACTTTCATTTCTAATGGATAGGAATAACTATCCAAAACTTCTCCTTCTTCAGATACAACTAAACCCTTCAATCCGGTTGTTCCAACATCTATTCCTAAATATTTGTGCAAACTGATCACCTCATTCTAAATAACAGCTTTTTCTGCAAAATCATCCATCACCCTTAAATTTGCTCCCGTTAGACATGCTGTATCTATATCAAAAAATGGTCTCAAAGGTTTTTTAAAAGATTTTAATGCTGGTTTCAGAGTTCGCGTCCTTATAATATTTTGAATCTCTGTGAAATAATCATCAGGAAAAAGATACCCATACCCCCCAAAAATTACAAACTCAGGATTCAAGATATTTATTAAATTAACTGTTCCTACTCCTAAATAATACAACATCTGTTTAATTATTTCATTGGCGTTTCCTTCCTTCTTTTCGGCTTTTAAAAGAAGATTCCTGAATTTTTCTTCGTAATTGTTGCCTTCCAATCGTCCATTGCTGTATTCGTATATCTTAGAAACGGTATCAATTGAGGCAAACGTTTCCCAACATCCTTGATTATTGCAAAAACATTTTTCTCCATCTTCATCGATGCTCATGTGACCAAATTCACCCGCTGTGTAATTAGGTCCCAAATGAATTTGACCGTCTATAAGCAAAGCTCCTCCTATTCCCTGAGATATGAAAACATAGACTCCATTGTTGAGGTTTGCGATATTTTTGTTAAAATACATCTCTGCTTGTAGAGCTAACTTTGCCTCATTTGCAGCGAAAATTGGTTTGTCACATTGAGGTAGTTCTTTCAAAATTGCTCCTCTAAGATCGATCTCACTCCAATTAAAATGGGGTACGTATTCGATAATCAAGTTTTTCCTATCGATCATTCCTGGAAAAGAAAAAGAAAGGCCTACTATATTATTCCCATTAGCATTTTCATATATTCTTTTTATCTCAACAGCTAATTTACCAATAAAAACATTAAAATTTTTTGGGGTTTCAAATTCAACAATCTTATTTATTGAATTGTTCATATATCCAAGACCTACGACTGTTTTTTCAACTCCAACCTTAACGATAATGGAAGCAGCAACACCTTTTGCTGCTTCCAGTTTTATAGGTTTCCTTCCAACCCCTTTAGAAGATTTTCTATCTCCTTCTTCTATTAATTTTTTAGAAATTAAATCATACGTTATCTTTGTCACAGTACTTTTATCCAAACCTGTAAGCTTAGAAATCTCATTTCTTGAAATTCCAGAATAATATCTGATTAAATTGAAAACCATTAATTTGTTTGAATATCCCATTCTTTCTGCATTGATTTTCTTTATCTTCAAAACAAAGCCTCCTGATTTATTGTCTATTCGTAGATACACAAATTTAATAAGTTTTCCAAATATTCTTGTCTTCCCGATTTTGGTACTCCCACTTTTTTATCTAGTACATACTCTTCGAGTTCTTTGAAATTAGTTCGTCCATCTACTATCTTTTTACCCATTCCTTCATTAAAACTATTATACCTTTTTTCTACAAAGTCTTCCAAAACTTTGTCTTCTAAAATCTTATTGGCTAATATCAATCCTAACGCAAATGCATCCATTCCTGCTATATGAGCGTAAAACAGATCAATATTTTCGTAAGAAGGTCTTCTAACATGTGAGTCAAAGTTCAAACCACCCGGAGCTATTCCTCCATTCTTAAGTATTTCATACATTGCCAAAACGTTTTCAAATACGTTTGTTGGGAATTGATCTGTATCCCATCCCAACAATAGATCACCCATGTTAGCATCAACGCTTCCCAATATATTATTTATCCTTGCATACCTTAATTCATGTTGAAAAGTATGACCAGCAAGAGTGGCATGATTTGCTTCTATATTGAACTTGAAATACTTATCAAGATCGTACTTTTGTAAAAATGCATAAGAGTTCGCAACATCAAAATCATATTGATGTTTTGTGGGCTCTTTTGGTTTGGGTTCTATCAAAAATTGGCCATCAAAACCAATTTCTTTGGCGTAATCTACAGCCATGTGTAAAAAATTAGCCAAATTGTTCAATTCCAACTCCATATTAGTGTTTAAAAGGGTTTCATATCCTTCTCTTCCACCCCAGAAAACGTAATTTTCACCATTTAATTCCTTAGTTATTTCAAGTGCTTTTTTCACCTGTGCAGCGGCATATGCATATATATCTGCATCACAAGATGTAGCTGCACCCTGCATAAACCTTGGATGAGTGAAAAGATTTGACGTTCCCCAAAGAAGCTTTATACCTGTTTCTTTCATTCTCTCCTTTATTCTTTCTACTACTTTATCTAATAACTTATTTGTTTCTCTCAACGTTTCTTGTTCATCAACTAAGTCTCTGTCATGGGTACAAAAATACTTAACCCCTAATTTGCTCATGAACTCAAATGCTGCATCACATCTTGCGTAAGCTTTATCTAACGGATCCGAAAATTTGTTCCATTCTCTGTTGGCACTTTCGACCCCGAACATGTCCCTTCCTTCTGCAGTGAAAGTGTGCCAATATGCCACAGAAAATCTCAAGTGTTCTTCCATAGTTTTATTACCAATTTTTCTCTCGGGATCATAATAATGAAAAGCTAGTGGATCCTTTGATTCCTTACCTACATACTCAACCTTTTTAATATCTTTGAAGTATTCTGCCATTTTAAGACCTCCTATATGTTATTTTGCAAATAGTTATGCCTCTTTCTTTTTACTTGCAACATCAAACCATACTGCAAATATTAATACTAACCCTTTTATTATAGACTGCCAAAACACAGGGACATTCATAAGACTCATTCCATTGTCTAAACTTGCCATAACAATCGCTCCAATTACTGCACCAACAACAGTACCAATTCCACCCATTAAGCTTGTACCACCTATAACACACGCAGCTATTGTATCTAACTCCGCTCCTTCTCCGCCTGAAACTGATGCAGCATTAAGTCGAGAAGTTAAAAAAATACCTCCAAAAGCTGCTAACAATCCATTAATCATAAAAACTATAAGTGTAATCTTTTTTACGTCTATCCCAGACAAAGTTGCCGCCTGACTATTGCCACCAATTGCATATATATATCTTCCAAAAACTGTATTTTGAGAAATATAAGTAAAAAATATTAAAAGAATAAGAGTTATTAATACGGGAAAAGGAACTCCTCGATAAGAATTAAAAATTAGAATAAAAATAGCTATTAATAAAGTATAAGCTAATAACTTTAAAAATTCCACTTTTAAAGAAGGAGCATTTAATCCATGAGATTTTTTCTTTTTCCATGAATTAAGTTCTGCTACAATTATAAAAATAGCACCGATAACTCCTATTATTATCCCTATAATATTGGACAGATAGCCCTTCCCTAGAAACTCAAAAAAACCTCTCATTGGACCAATAGTAGTACCTTTTGTAATTCCTAATAGTATTCCTCTGAAAATGAGCATACCACCTAATGTAACAACAAAGGCTGGAACTCCTCGATAAGCTACCCAATATCCATTCCATAAACCTATCAAAAGTCCAATACCTAAAGTAATGAGGATAGAAATTAAGGGATCCATTCCGAACCATACATGCAAAATTGCTACAATGCCTCCTGTTAGTCCTACAATAGAACCAACCGAAAGATCTATTTGCCCTAATATTATAACAAATACCATCCCCATTGCTAATACCGATAGAAACACTGATTGTCTAAACAAATTAGAAATATTCCTAGCGCTTAAAAAAGAACCTTCGGTCAAGATGGCAAAAAAAACCCAAATTACTATTAAAGCTATTATCATCATGTATGATCTTAAATTTAAATTAATCTTTTTCTTTTTCAAAATACCCCTCCTCCTTCAGTCGCAGTTGCAAGGTACATAACTTCTTCTTGGGTTAAATCGTGATTAATATTTTCTAATTCTCCCATAAACTTACCTTCATGCATAACTATTACCCTATCGCTCATACCTATTATTTCTGGTAATTCAGAAGAAATCATAATTATTGATATACCTTGAGATGTTAAATCATTCATTAATGAATATATTTCTTGTTTGGCCCCAACGTCTATTCCTTTTGTAGGTTCATCCATAATCAATATTTTTGGTGTCCTTATCAAATTTCTACCAAGTAAAACTTTTTGTTGATTTCCCCCACTTAAAGTAGTGATATTCGCTTCTGGAGAAGAAGCTTTAATATTTAATTGTTTGATCATTCTAAGAGCTTCTACTATTTCGTCTTCTTCAGATATTTTAAAATAACTACCGAACTCTTTAATAAAAGTAATTGACAGGTTTTGCCTTACAGATAAATTGGGAAATATCCCCAAATTTTTCCTATTTTCGGATAAATAAGCTATTCCTAGTTCTAACGCTTGCCTTGGTGAACTTATTTCTAATTCTTTAGCGTTCAAAAATATCTTTCCTCTTTTATTACTCGAATTGAATCCTATTATACTAGTCATTAATTCTGTCCTACCGGCACCAACTAATCCAAAAAGACCTAATATTTCTCCTTTTCTAAGGTTAAAACTAACATCTTCAACGACTTTTCTTTGAGGATCATATTTCTCATAAAGTGTATAATTACTCACTTCAAATACTATTTCGTTGGGAATATAATGCCTTTTGGGGAACATTTGATTTATTTCTCTCCCCACCATCATTTTTATGAGATCACTTTCTTTTACTTCACTAATCGGCTTTGTGTCAATTAATTTACCATCTCTTAAAACGCTGACTGTGTCAGCTAACTCAAAAATTTCGTCAAGCTTATGTGAAATATAAATAGAGGTGATCCCTTCAGATTTCAACTCTTTCAAAATATCAAATAATATCTTTGTTTCATTTTCTGTTAAAGAGGAAGTTGGTTCATCCAAAATTAAAATGTTGCAATTTTTAACTAACGCTTTAGCAATTTCAATTAACTGTTGTTTTGCGGAACCTAAGTATTTTACTTTAGTAAGAACATTTTCATTCTCCATCTTCAATTTTTTTAACCATTTCTGAGTTTCCTTGATCATTTCATTCCAATCTATCGAAACACCTTTTACAATAGCT encodes:
- the lnt gene encoding apolipoprotein N-acyltransferase — protein: MNYLLTLISGVLTGLAMPGNLFSFFIWFSLVFFLRNMTRSKTHYERLLHTIIYSSSMLVTTLWWLLPTLTKNIPQILKNYSPIVGFFGYVGMIVLLMIPYLIIWLLSELYHRKDRQYNYLSLVFFYSFAYTVAEILRGFGDLAFMGGNLSYALYDHTGIIQIASIIGSFGLTFIIVFVNALIAFDNSRDKVFKILAIFTTIYISNFAIVRYLPPINGTNDSIKVGVVQTDVPQEIKYFSNPIQDYSTFSKNIDEFKNRDVDVVVFPESTFLEDISKSEIESQMVRDIQNLYKPVILGHPRIENDNHFNSAWVYNQHGSIEGIYDKVKLTPFAEFLPYETIFGNFDVFRLLNYYTPGEEYSTFSLDGTNFGVQICFETYFPEVSINQAKNGANLLIAISNDGWFNSKTGLFQHFSQGVFRAVETRRDFIQVSNTGLTGSIDKYGRITNIFETKEEKTGIFFVNPNDNISFYSKASDILKILFFIGALLLAIL
- a CDS encoding 2-hydroxyacid dehydrogenase, with amino-acid sequence MKVLFMNKLNSYWKEKIRELKKLFPNDEFLDSEEISNVENAMEVTDAIVFGGDLDENILRKSKNLKIIFVPYAGVNQLPLEILKEKGISVANSHGNARIVAERAFALALALLGKIVPYHNDLKEGIWHGFSAGESVKDSWVSIQNKSCAILGLGNIGKNLAQMLKTFDCKIVGYKRNANIDIENVDEISSDLDYVIEESEIVFVTLPLTKYTKGLIDEKVFNKMTGKYIINVGRGDVIDQRALYEALKSKKLAGAAIDVWYNYPSKEKPSILPANYPIHTFDNVVLSPHVGGYNTEATRYSIDETIENIKGFLKSGTAKDLIDLEFGY
- the xylB gene encoding xylulokinase, which gives rise to MHKYLGIDVGTTGLKGLVVSEEGEVLDSYSYPLEMKVPKPAWAEQDPEDWWIGVYDILKKVSRTHQIDVIGFSGQMHSLVVLDENNKPIRPAILWCDQRTTPQCKEATEAFGGEEKVISKIGNPFLEGFTFPKILWLKENETDNFKKIKKILLPKDYIVFKLTGTIGIDYSDASGTACFNVKTNYWDEEIFETFGINMDIMPELYPSYGIRGEIKENLQKELGWKNTKVVSGGADNASAAFGIGISKAGESMVSIGTSGTVLTLTDKKEPDLSGKTHYFNYVIKDKYYYMGVMLSAAHSLNWVKNRFFPSLDWAEIEERINQSVPGSNGVIFLPYLNGERTPHRDPNARGVFFGISSLNTENDILRATMEGITFGLRDSFELIKEKTEIKDIRIVGGGSKNKSWAKIVATNFKIPVKMPKIDEGGAYGAAMLAAVGDGQKLEDVLKWVRFKEIIEPNYQDTKIYDDYYGIYKNLYKSLKGNFEELAKIQR
- a CDS encoding ROK family transcriptional regulator, producing MKIKKINAERMGYSNKLMVFNLIRYYSGISRNEISKLTGLDKSTVTKITYDLISKKLIEEGDRKSSKGVGRKPIKLEAAKGVAASIIVKVGVEKTVVGLGYMNNSINKIVEFETPKNFNVFIGKLAVEIKRIYENANGNNIVGLSFSFPGMIDRKNLIIEYVPHFNWSEIDLRGAILKELPQCDKPIFAANEAKLALQAEMYFNKNIANLNNGVYVFISQGIGGALLIDGQIHLGPNYTAGEFGHMSIDEDGEKCFCNNQGCWETFASIDTVSKIYEYSNGRLEGNNYEEKFRNLLLKAEKKEGNANEIIKQMLYYLGVGTVNLINILNPEFVIFGGYGYLFPDDYFTEIQNIIRTRTLKPALKSFKKPLRPFFDIDTACLTGANLRVMDDFAEKAVI
- the xylA gene encoding xylose isomerase, translated to MAEYFKDIKKVEYVGKESKDPLAFHYYDPERKIGNKTMEEHLRFSVAYWHTFTAEGRDMFGVESANREWNKFSDPLDKAYARCDAAFEFMSKLGVKYFCTHDRDLVDEQETLRETNKLLDKVVERIKERMKETGIKLLWGTSNLFTHPRFMQGAATSCDADIYAYAAAQVKKALEITKELNGENYVFWGGREGYETLLNTNMELELNNLANFLHMAVDYAKEIGFDGQFLIEPKPKEPTKHQYDFDVANSYAFLQKYDLDKYFKFNIEANHATLAGHTFQHELRYARINNILGSVDANMGDLLLGWDTDQFPTNVFENVLAMYEILKNGGIAPGGLNFDSHVRRPSYENIDLFYAHIAGMDAFALGLILANKILEDKVLEDFVEKRYNSFNEGMGKKIVDGRTNFKELEEYVLDKKVGVPKSGRQEYLENLLNLCIYE
- a CDS encoding ABC transporter permease subunit, with the translated sequence MMIIALIVIWVFFAILTEGSFLSARNISNLFRQSVFLSVLAMGMVFVIILGQIDLSVGSIVGLTGGIVAILHVWFGMDPLISILITLGIGLLIGLWNGYWVAYRGVPAFVVTLGGMLIFRGILLGITKGTTIGPMRGFFEFLGKGYLSNIIGIIIGVIGAIFIIVAELNSWKKKKSHGLNAPSLKVEFLKLLAYTLLIAIFILIFNSYRGVPFPVLITLILLIFFTYISQNTVFGRYIYAIGGNSQAATLSGIDVKKITLIVFMINGLLAAFGGIFLTSRLNAASVSGGEGAELDTIAACVIGGTSLMGGIGTVVGAVIGAIVMASLDNGMSLMNVPVFWQSIIKGLVLIFAVWFDVASKKKEA
- a CDS encoding sugar ABC transporter ATP-binding protein: MATLLELKNISKEFPGVKALENINLKIEENTIHALCGENGAGKSTLISILGGIYPLGTYEGEIYLHGERVKFRNPKEAEEAGIAVVHQELSLFDELNIVENIFMGKAIVKGVSIDWNEMIKETQKWLKKLKMENENVLTKVKYLGSAKQQLIEIAKALVKNCNILILDEPTSSLTENETKILFDILKELKSEGITSIYISHKLDEIFELADTVSVLRDGKLIDTKPISEVKESDLIKMMVGREINQMFPKRHYIPNEIVFEVSNYTLYEKYDPQRKVVEDVSFNLRKGEILGLFGLVGAGRTELMTSIIGFNSSNKRGKIFLNAKELEISSPRQALELGIAYLSENRKNLGIFPNLSVRQNLSITFIKEFGSYFKISEEDEIVEALRMIKQLNIKASSPEANITTLSGGNQQKVLLGRNLIRTPKILIMDEPTKGIDVGAKQEIYSLMNDLTSQGISIIMISSELPEIIGMSDRVIVMHEGKFMGELENINHDLTQEEVMYLATATEGGGVF